A portion of the Plasmodium relictum strain SGS1 genome assembly, chromosome: 11 genome contains these proteins:
- the PIAS gene encoding E3 SUMO-protein ligase PIAS, putative → MSYNVYNTNMADCLNKLRVYDLNQLCRKFLLPQHGKKVAIVERILEYITDVEREEQIYEFILETRPSIFELINGKRTNNNNKINNNNNIDNNINNNNNNNDNNNFNNSNNNNNNSNYYSYSNNETLSLKKNTSSNMRKGKAKIYQEDNDFSSCVCGGMIRNISNKNCVVKCIECNKLQHVSCYLQNSYINKDLENYKILCVVCRLRDIDPFYPLKKVLWMKNLNVNSEKLIVNAGDIKHWKNENKEVIIFCINIDKHNLSNVPLKQEWPKTFILKVNGNIIEKIYEPSWEHKRRDNPLKITHTLKSGNNNIDINITNYDIPKLYVVAFLLCKIETEKNIIESVILKSSLNFKDAKQRIVNILSTKHDDDEVMCMEINRKVSLNCPFSLDRILIPCRGIKCGHIQCFDLKSFIDVTKKTKAFNNRWKCPICSLFLRPKDLVIDTFITYVLSQVPKDIKEIELSKNGEIILNQGNYIEEKNIKQLDDVESFNINKNNVEVKTEYNIDNMYTTNEVIILDSDQEDNNNYNVYEKYATEKNHNMIQGDQEVICISDSDEDDNCECDTYNNDNKINKKNSSFLIEMKDCENNKNVNEFIIRNMNDIDKKNTISNSQIFFNDMVSDVLNDFNEIHIKTSSSVINNYPNLKKKRMMEINNNNSNISNDSVISFYDKMHNLSKDLLYYLNSDADSLEVKSISDYIEYCKVLDENKILLFDNVKKKNSGIYITEENSNSVSINKGDDQSFPLDFFKKNERKNSIIEDTKDSYNKEENLINNKNIINDKKNFCLKFEEHSFLNEDNKDKLSNPETINYNNCEVNNEINNEIKDLFYDKNSYKNNKKATNSSNKKRKYDSIHNNFNYSMIKYKNKHSVENSKNKYEKNSNIKGKIHNNSNSEKCHKNIYDKNNNKNNINNIGNYYMNDIEDDIGRDDIYFNNNNNTHNIKDINNNNNDNKDHINNDINNINNINNNNNGHKDDDNDDDNNNNDNNNNNDNSSSSNNNKDHINNDNINNINNNNNSYKDDDTNNDKDDNNDISNINNINNNNDDDKDDDNNNSNINNKDHINNDINNNNNGNKDDDNNSDKDDNNNDNNNDNNNNNDNNNNNDNNNNNDNSNNDNNDNNNNDNSNNDNNGNNNNDNSNNDNNGNNNNDNNDNNNNNDNSNNNNNDDNSNNDNNDNNDNNNNNNNNDNNDNNNNNSNNNNENFTKEPTKQIHKSLSVYKKKNNQLNITQKDIYVNLNQINFGDYIQEKKNKDIEEKVEQAENEYNEQIKGINENAQNKNNEQTENEISKIINKRIKEKIKEENKYNSTKIFKNHKNLPIGILENIKNVHNKVELRSNANNSISSKNCDINDKFYYDLFNLKKKVKSYDSQLSNLKLNELELNKKNSYFLSCNDLFHNSKMNKEYKNNIFKPKDIINDNQKNLNKIDDFINSVKGLYNFNNHNIFSNQNYNFLPSSVYMSVNTNILNGCNKENAITANKNNESTNSNIYTNNAYKNENSNSMKEEKQEFMHNANLRNGEPLLLEKDENYNNFLIEKKNVINRSMYQNDEMLLSDINNTNDNLCEQRNISDLYDFNMLGNYYSNTSTDTSFFDCKSSYSENNNVLVNSSLKKSSVFNKNVDNFKNNSNLVNCDYINQNSQFIKFKNIENILPEELFNDKFFTDSVIKFSVNEKV, encoded by the exons ATGTCTTACAATGTTTACAATACTAATATGGCCGATtg cttaaataaattaagagTATATGACCTTAATCAATTAtgtagaaaatttttattacctCAGCATGGAAAAAAAGTTGCTATAGTTGAACGAATTTTAGAGTATATAACAGATGTTGAAAGAGAAGAAcaaatatatgaatttatttTAGAAACAAGGCCCTCTATATTTGAATTAATAAATGGAAAAAgaactaataataataataaaattaataataataataatattgataataatatcaataataataataataataatgataataataattttaataatagtaataataataataataatagtaattatTATTCCTACTCAAACAATGAAACtctttcattaaaaaaaaacacttCATCAAATATGAGAAAAGGAAAAG CAAAGATATATCAAGAAGATAATGATTTTTCTTCGTGTGTATGTGGTGGAATGATAAGAAATATTAGTAACAAAAACTGTGTGGTAAAATGTATTGAATGCAACAAATTACAGCATGTTAGTTGCTATTTACAAAattcttatataaataaagatctagaaaattacaaaatattATGTGTGGTTTGCCGTTTAAGGGATATTGACCCTTTTTATCCTTTGAAAAAAGTGTTATGGATGAAAAATTTGAATGTAAATtcagaaaaattaatagttAATGCAGGTGATATTAAGCATtggaaaaatgaaaacaaagAAGTTATAATATTTTGTATAAATATTGATAAACATAATTTAAGTAACGTACCATTAAAACAAGAGTGGCctaaaacttttattttaaaagttaatggtaatataatagaaaagaTTTATGAGCCATCATGGGAACATAAGAGAAGAGATAATCCTTTAAAAATTACTCATACGTTAAAATCaggaaataataatatagatataaatattactaaTTATGATATACCTAAATTATATGTAGttgcatttttattatgcAAAATTgaaacagaaaaaaatataattgaaagtgttatattaaaaagttCTTTGAACTTTAAGGATGCTAAACAAAGAatagtaaatattttatctaCAAAGCATGATGATGACGAAGTTATGTGTATGGAGATTAATAGAAAAGTTAGCTTAAATTGTCCTTTTTCTTTAGATAGAATTTTAATCCCTTGTCGGGGTATTAAATGTGGTCATATACAATGTTTTGATTTAAAATCATTCATTGATGTAACCAAAAAAACAAAAGCCTTTAATAATAGATGGAAATGTCCTATTTGCTCTTTATTTTTACGCCCTAAGGATCTAGTTATTGATACATTTATTACATATGTTTTATCTCAAGTTCCTAAAGATATTAAAGAAATTGAATTAAGCAAAAATGgagaaataattttaaatcagGGAAATtatattgaagaaaaaaatattaaacaaCTAGATGATGTTGAatcatttaatattaataaaaacaatgtAGAAGTAAAAACAGAATATAATATAG ataatatgTATACTACTAATGAAGTTATTATTTTAGATTCTGACCAAGaggataataataattacaatgtatatgaaaaatatgcCACAGAAAAAAATCATAATATGATACAag GAGACCAAGAAGTTATATGCATATCAGATAGTGATGAAGATGATAACTGTGAATGTGATActtataataatgataataaaataaataaaaagaactcttcatttttaattgaaatgAAGGATtgtgaaaataataaaaatgtaaatgaaTTTATAATAAGAAATATGAATGATATAGATAAGAAGAATACTATTTCTAATtctcaaatattttttaatgatatgGTATCAGACgttttaaatgattttaatgaaattcATATAAAGACAAGCTCATCtgttattaataattatccaaacttaaaaaaaaaaagaatgatggaaataaataataataatagtaatatttCAAATGATTCTGTTATTAGCTTCTATGATAAAATGCATAATTTATCTAAAGATCTTCTATATTATCTGAACTCGGACGCTGATTCATTGGAGGTTAAATCAATTAGTGATTATATAGAGTATTGTAAAGTATtggatgaaaataaaatccttttatttgataatgttaaaaaaaaaaactctgGCATATATATCACTGAAGAGAACAGCAATTCAGTTTCAATTAATAAAGGTGACGATCAATCATTTCCActtgatttttttaaaaaaaatgaaagaaaaaattccATAATTGAAGATACTAAAGATTCatataataaagaagaaaatttaattaacaataaaaatattattaatgataaaaagaatttttgtttaaaatttGAAGAACATTCCtttttaaatgaagataACAAAGACAAATTATCAAATCCAGAAACaataaattataacaatTGTGAAGTAaacaatgaaataaataatgaaattaaagatttattttatgataaaaatagctacaaaaataataagaaagCTACTAATTCTTCAAATAAAAAGAGGAAATATGATTCTatacataataattttaactaCTCTATgataaaatacaaaaataagcATTCAGTcgaaaatagtaaaaataaatatgaaaaaaatagcaATATTAAAGGAAAAATTCACAATAATAGTAATAGTGAGAAATGCCATAAGAACATTTAtgacaaaaataataataaaaataatattaataatattggCAATTATTATATGAATGATATAGAGGATGATATTGGAAGAGATGACatctattttaataataataataatacacataatattaaagatattaataataataataatgataataaagatcatattaataatgatattaataatattaacaatattaataataataataacggCCATAAAGATGATGATAAtgatgatgataataataataatgataataataataataatgataatagtagtagtagtaataataataaagatcatattaataatgataatattaacaatattaataataataataacagtTATAAGGATGATGATACTAACAATGATAAGgatgataataatgatattagtaatattaacaatattaataataataatgacgATGATAAGgatgatgataataataatagtaatattaataataaagatcatattaataatgatattaataataataataacggTAATAAGGATGATGATAATAACAGTGATAAAGATGATAATAACAATGATaacaataatgataataataataataatgataataataataataatgataataataataataatgataatagtaataatgataataatgataacaataataatgataatagtaataatgataataatggtaacaataataatgataatagtaataatgataataatggtaacaataataatgataataatgataataataataataatgataatagtaataataataataatgatgataatagtaataatgataataatgataataatgataacaataataacaataataataatgataataatgataacaataataataatagtaataataataatgaaaatttcaCTAAAGAACCAACAAAACAAATACATAAATCACTGAGtgtatacaaaaaaaaaaataatcagTTAAATATAACACAAAAAGACatttatgtaaatttaaatcaaataaacTTTGGGGATTAtatacaagaaaaaaaaaataaagatatagaGGAAAAAGTTGAGCAAGCAGAGAATGAATATAATGAACAAATAAAAggaattaatgaaaatgctcaaaataaaaataatgaacaaACGGAGAATgaaataagtaaaataataaataaaagaataaaggaaaaaattaaagaagaaaataaatataactcaacaaaaatttttaaaaatcacAAGAATTTGCCAATTGGCatattagaaaatataaaaaatgtacaTAACAAAGTAGAATTACGAAGTAATGCAAACAATTCAATTAGTTCAAAAAATTGcgatataaatgataaattttattatgatttatttaatttaaaaaaaaaagtgaaatcTTATGATTCTCAATTAAGTAATTTAAAGTTAAATGAGttagaattaaataaaaaaaattcctatTTTTTATCTTGCAACGATCTATTTCATAATAGCAAAATGAATaaggaatataaaaataacatatttaaaccaaaagatattataaatgataatcagaaaaatttaaataaaattgatgATTTTATAAATAGTGTAAAGGGAttgtataattttaataatcataatatattttctaatcaaaattataattttcttccTTCATCTGTTTATATGAGTGTGAATACTAACATTTTAAATGGATGTAATAAGGAAAATGCAATTACTGCCAACAAAAATAATGAGAGCACTAATTCTAATATATACACAAATAATGCttataaaaatgagaatTCTAATAGTATGAAAGAAGAAAAACAAGAGTTTATGCACAATGCTAACCTACGAAATGGTGAACCCTTATTATTAGAGAAAGATGAaaactataataattttttaatagaaaaaaaaaatgtgattAATAGAAGTATGTATCAAAATGATGAAATGTTGTTAAGTGATATCAACAACACTAATGATAATTTGTGTGAGCAAAGAAACATTTCTGATTTATATGATTTTAATATGTTAGGAAATTATTATTCTAATACTTCAACAGACACAAGTTTTTTTGATTGCAAAAGTTCATAttcagaaaataataatgttttAGTTAACagttcattaaaaaaatcaagTGTATTTAATAAGAACGtggataattttaaaaataattcaaatttaGTTAATTGTGATTACATAAATCAAAATTCAcaattcattaaatttaagaatattgaaaatatattaccAGAAGAGTTATTTAAcgataaattttttactgACTCCGTCATTAAATTTTCTGTTAATGAGAAGGTTTGA